The Vibrio astriarenae genome contains a region encoding:
- the uspB gene encoding universal stress protein UspB: MISSDVILFSLMVVSTVNLARYLTALRSLIYIMREAHPLLYQQVDGGGFFTTHGNYTKQVRLFHYLRTREYLQHHDTAFIDKCVRVRGLFVLSMTLLAVTVFAAFML, encoded by the coding sequence ATGATCAGCAGCGATGTTATTCTATTTTCACTAATGGTAGTGAGTACCGTCAATTTGGCGAGATACCTCACCGCACTGCGATCCCTGATATATATAATGCGCGAAGCTCACCCATTGCTTTATCAGCAAGTAGATGGTGGGGGCTTCTTCACCACACATGGAAACTACACCAAACAGGTGCGCCTGTTCCACTATCTACGCACGCGGGAGTATCTGCAACACCACGATACCGCGTTCATAGACAAGTGTGTGCGAGTTCGGGGCTTATTCGTCTTGAGCATGACCCTTCTTGCTGTGACGGTGTTTGCTGCGTTTATGTTGTGA
- the ftnA gene encoding non-heme ferritin, with product MLANEMVEQLNEQINLEFFSSNLYLQMSAWCEDKGFEGAAEFLRAHAVEEMEHMQRLFTYVSETGAMPILGAIEAPKHQFESLGDVFRETYEHEQMITQKINKLAHVAFSSQDYSTFNFLQWYVAEQHEEEKLFKGILDKLDLVGEDGKALFFIDKDLAAMAKEGSSSIMDSPAE from the coding sequence ATGTTAGCTAACGAAATGGTAGAGCAGCTCAACGAGCAAATTAATCTGGAATTTTTCTCATCCAATCTATACTTACAAATGAGTGCTTGGTGTGAAGACAAGGGGTTTGAGGGAGCGGCTGAATTCTTACGTGCTCATGCTGTAGAAGAGATGGAGCACATGCAGCGCCTCTTTACGTATGTAAGTGAGACGGGTGCGATGCCGATTCTGGGTGCGATTGAAGCACCAAAGCACCAATTTGAGAGTCTTGGTGATGTGTTCCGAGAAACCTATGAGCATGAGCAGATGATTACGCAAAAAATCAACAAGCTGGCACATGTGGCGTTCTCTTCTCAAGACTATTCTACCTTTAACTTCTTGCAGTGGTACGTGGCAGAGCAACACGAGGAAGAGAAGCTATTTAAGGGAATTTTAGACAAGCTGGATCTGGTTGGTGAAGATGGTAAAGCGTTGTTCTTCATTGATAAAGATTTAGCTGCAATGGCAAAAGAAGGCTCATCTTCGATCATGGATTCGCCAGCGGAGTAA
- a CDS encoding universal stress protein, whose amino-acid sequence MSYQHILVAVDLTPDSRLLIDKAVSLAQPLGAKVSLAHIDVNYAELYTGLVDINLAQTQDQAAAGSLRQLNELCEATDYPIANTLVGAGDLSSELCESVEEMDIDLVVCGHHQDFWSKLLSSTRQLINCTPVDVLVVPIKD is encoded by the coding sequence ATGAGTTATCAACATATTCTGGTGGCTGTCGACCTAACGCCAGACAGCCGATTGCTGATCGATAAAGCGGTCTCTCTAGCCCAACCTTTGGGTGCCAAAGTCTCGCTGGCACATATCGATGTGAACTATGCTGAGCTATACACTGGTTTAGTGGATATCAATCTCGCCCAGACCCAAGATCAAGCCGCTGCCGGCTCCCTACGCCAGCTTAATGAGCTTTGTGAAGCAACAGATTATCCGATTGCAAACACACTGGTGGGTGCCGGAGATCTCAGTAGTGAGCTGTGTGAATCGGTTGAAGAGATGGATATCGACTTAGTGGTTTGCGGTCACCACCAAGACTTCTGGAGTAAGCTGCTATCGTCTACGCGCCAGTTGATTAACTGCACACCGGTGGATGTGCTTGTGGTGCCAATTAAGGACTAA
- a CDS encoding class I SAM-dependent methyltransferase has protein sequence MRLQLICEDTSQTTHFEQLVSRWGLQHDSSSEFALVLTPERLELRKLDEPKLGAIFVDFVTGAVAHRRKFGGGKGQSIAKAVGLNKGVTPTVLDGTAGLGRDSFVFASLGCNVQMVERHPVVAALLDDGLARAQQDSEIGHWVSERMSLLHASSHDALDELADREGFVQPDVVYLDPMYPHPDNKKKSALVKKEMRVFQSLVGADHDADGLWQPAMHLATKRVVVKRPDYAPFLADQAPSMKIETKKNRFDVYVKAAMDSE, from the coding sequence TTGCGCCTACAGTTGATCTGCGAAGATACATCGCAAACTACTCATTTTGAACAGCTGGTTTCTCGCTGGGGATTACAACATGACTCTAGTAGTGAGTTTGCCTTGGTGCTGACGCCTGAGCGTTTGGAGCTGCGTAAGCTTGATGAGCCGAAGCTTGGGGCGATCTTTGTGGATTTTGTTACTGGTGCTGTTGCTCATCGTCGCAAATTTGGTGGTGGAAAAGGTCAATCTATTGCTAAGGCAGTGGGATTAAACAAAGGCGTGACTCCAACCGTGTTGGATGGCACTGCTGGTTTAGGGCGTGACTCTTTTGTGTTTGCATCACTTGGCTGCAATGTGCAGATGGTAGAGCGTCACCCCGTGGTCGCAGCGCTACTTGACGATGGTTTGGCTCGCGCGCAGCAAGATTCGGAGATAGGCCATTGGGTGAGTGAGCGTATGTCGCTACTCCACGCGTCCAGTCATGATGCGCTCGATGAACTGGCTGATCGAGAGGGCTTTGTTCAGCCAGATGTGGTGTATCTCGACCCAATGTACCCACATCCGGATAACAAAAAGAAATCGGCTTTAGTGAAAAAGGAGATGCGAGTGTTTCAATCTCTGGTAGGAGCCGATCACGATGCGGATGGCTTGTGGCAACCCGCCATGCACCTGGCAACGAAACGTGTGGTTGTGAAAAGGCCTGATTACGCGCCATTTTTGGCTGACCAAGCGCCTTCAATGAAGATCGAAACTAAGAAGAATCGATTTGATGTCTACGTCAAAGCGGCAATGGACAGCGAGTAA
- the asnC gene encoding transcriptional regulator AsnC, which translates to MQTTKLDDLDRAILKTLMEDARTPYAEMAKEFDVSPATIHVRIEKMKAADIIQGTEVIVNTKKLGYDVCCFIGINLNAARDYHSALEKLNALDEVVEAYYTTGAYNIFVKLMCKSIEELQFVLIDKLQAIDEVQSTETLISLQNPINRNVNP; encoded by the coding sequence ATGCAGACCACAAAACTCGATGACCTTGATCGCGCCATTCTAAAAACGTTAATGGAAGATGCACGCACTCCTTACGCTGAAATGGCCAAAGAGTTTGATGTCAGTCCTGCAACGATTCACGTACGCATCGAAAAGATGAAGGCGGCAGACATTATCCAAGGCACCGAGGTGATCGTGAACACCAAAAAGCTCGGTTATGACGTGTGCTGTTTTATTGGTATTAATCTCAATGCAGCAAGGGACTACCACTCTGCACTGGAAAAGCTGAACGCATTAGATGAAGTGGTCGAAGCGTATTACACGACAGGCGCGTATAACATCTTCGTCAAACTGATGTGTAAATCGATTGAAGAGCTACAGTTTGTTTTGATTGATAAACTGCAAGCAATTGATGAAGTACAATCCACCGAGACGCTAATCTCGCTGCAAAACCCCATCAATCGCAATGTCAATCCGTAA
- a CDS encoding H-NS-like global regulator TsrA — MSLTTYEMAKLLEQLDSSPEKVMYGKLLSELGNQSAERIRSAAKQVPIEMLRDMVFHFQEVIESRKSEQVDILAKQLAEQGISPEELREFLAKK, encoded by the coding sequence ATGTCGTTAACGACCTATGAAATGGCAAAACTACTTGAGCAACTAGACTCGAGCCCAGAAAAGGTAATGTATGGTAAGTTGCTTAGTGAGCTAGGCAACCAAAGTGCAGAGCGTATTCGCAGCGCTGCAAAGCAAGTCCCGATTGAGATGCTGCGTGATATGGTTTTCCACTTTCAGGAAGTGATTGAATCACGAAAGTCAGAGCAAGTGGATATTCTAGCAAAGCAACTCGCAGAGCAAGGTATCAGCCCTGAAGAGTTGCGTGAGTTCCTAGCTAAGAAGTAA
- a CDS encoding multidrug effflux MFS transporter, with the protein MPSPTCSKSMIAVLALLVLFSPLGIDIYLPALPEIGAEFHVEPTLVKDTITWFMIAMGVGQLFTGPLADSVGRKQVALIGASIYGVASVLAWFSSSIEWLLVARILQGLGACATSVAAFASVRDIYGAKESGKMISYLNGIICFIPAMAPILGAWLTEWFGWRANFTTMAVFALVVGLIVLVLMPSEKRSDEAVKVVNVQHYKDVLSHPSFLFHASMCLIAMGVILGYVTAAPNLLMGQLGLSMSEFTVWFTINACINIAACFIGPRFLQSMGAYRTLIIGISLLVFAAVLMAYGANNATPMAFMLPVFIASTGFAFILGAAAGQALAPFGDKAGTASALLGLFQMTGAGLLVTLTQGWFEQSSHHMVFLMLLSAPGLLVLMTQSAKRWHGEIA; encoded by the coding sequence ATGCCATCTCCAACCTGTTCCAAATCTATGATTGCTGTACTCGCACTTTTGGTTCTGTTTAGTCCGCTCGGTATCGATATTTACTTACCGGCACTACCGGAGATTGGTGCGGAGTTTCACGTGGAACCTACTTTAGTCAAAGATACGATTACCTGGTTTATGATTGCCATGGGTGTTGGGCAACTATTTACTGGTCCCTTAGCTGATAGCGTTGGTCGCAAACAAGTGGCTTTGATTGGCGCTTCGATCTACGGAGTAGCCTCGGTATTGGCTTGGTTTAGTTCAAGTATCGAATGGTTGTTAGTCGCACGTATACTGCAAGGTTTAGGCGCGTGTGCGACATCAGTGGCCGCGTTTGCCTCTGTGAGGGATATCTACGGAGCGAAAGAGAGCGGCAAAATGATCAGCTACCTCAATGGCATCATTTGTTTTATACCGGCGATGGCTCCTATCTTGGGCGCTTGGCTGACGGAGTGGTTTGGTTGGCGCGCGAACTTTACGACTATGGCGGTGTTCGCTTTGGTTGTTGGCTTGATCGTACTGGTACTCATGCCAAGTGAAAAGCGATCCGATGAAGCGGTAAAAGTCGTCAATGTTCAGCACTACAAAGACGTGCTGAGCCACCCAAGCTTTCTGTTCCATGCCTCGATGTGTTTGATCGCCATGGGGGTGATTCTTGGTTATGTTACCGCCGCACCGAATTTGTTGATGGGCCAGTTAGGGCTGAGTATGTCAGAGTTTACCGTTTGGTTTACCATTAATGCATGCATTAATATTGCCGCGTGTTTTATCGGGCCGCGCTTCCTGCAATCAATGGGCGCCTATCGCACATTGATTATCGGGATCAGCTTGCTGGTGTTTGCGGCGGTATTGATGGCATACGGTGCCAACAATGCAACACCGATGGCATTTATGTTGCCAGTGTTTATTGCTTCAACAGGGTTTGCCTTTATCCTTGGCGCAGCAGCAGGACAAGCACTTGCCCCCTTTGGTGATAAAGCGGGAACGGCTTCCGCCTTGTTAGGGCTGTTTCAAATGACAGGCGCCGGGCTATTAGTCACGTTAACTCAAGGCTGGTTTGAACAATCGAGTCATCATATGGTGTTCCTAATGCTATTGAGTGCACCAGGCTTGTTGGTTCTGATGACTCAATCAGCTAAGCGCTGGCACGGTGAAATCGCATAA
- a CDS encoding LysR substrate-binding domain-containing protein, producing the protein MAKTTRVDLNLLIQLDVLLEELNVTRAANRLCLSQSAVSKNLARLRLQFDDPLFIRTPQGLSPTPRALALKPRVRQMVYQLDQLNEPEHFEPKSSQHRFQLAAVESVYPLVLPYFMPDVFSHAPNINFSTHTWDSNTFKRILDGELDMGITGKDIDINDARLTMLAPSGIGEQEIYRDEQMCVVRSDHPVLKQPWTLENYLSLRHVQVRCDGNDRWLLDYRLADRGLERDIAITVPDFNSAASLCTYSDLVFTAPAHFTKMVSHQLGLKLLPLPMRFPPMAYTLFWSKERESDPAINWLKKIIVEKTAHLR; encoded by the coding sequence ATGGCCAAAACAACCAGAGTTGATCTCAATCTCCTTATTCAACTTGATGTTCTTCTTGAAGAACTCAATGTCACTCGGGCTGCGAATCGACTGTGTTTAAGCCAGTCCGCTGTGAGTAAAAACCTTGCTCGTCTGCGACTGCAGTTTGATGACCCCCTATTCATCCGGACACCGCAAGGCTTGAGCCCAACCCCTCGCGCACTCGCGCTTAAACCCAGAGTTCGGCAAATGGTGTATCAGCTGGACCAGCTTAATGAGCCCGAGCACTTTGAGCCCAAATCAAGTCAACACCGTTTTCAGCTCGCGGCCGTAGAGAGTGTATACCCACTGGTCTTGCCTTACTTTATGCCAGACGTCTTTAGCCATGCGCCAAACATCAACTTTTCCACTCACACTTGGGACAGCAATACCTTTAAACGCATTCTCGATGGTGAACTCGATATGGGGATCACGGGTAAGGATATTGATATCAACGACGCCAGACTCACGATGCTTGCTCCGAGTGGTATTGGTGAGCAAGAGATCTATCGTGATGAGCAGATGTGTGTAGTACGCAGCGATCATCCTGTCCTCAAACAGCCATGGACATTGGAGAACTATCTTAGCCTTCGCCATGTCCAAGTTCGTTGTGATGGCAATGATCGCTGGCTGCTTGATTATCGACTTGCCGATCGAGGATTAGAGCGAGACATCGCCATCACGGTGCCAGACTTTAACAGCGCAGCCAGTTTATGTACCTATTCAGACTTAGTGTTCACCGCCCCAGCCCACTTTACTAAGATGGTAAGTCATCAACTGGGGTTAAAACTACTGCCGCTGCCAATGAGATTTCCACCGATGGCATACACTCTATTTTGGAGTAAAGAGAGAGAATCTGACCCAGCAATAAACTGGCTCAAGAAGATTATCG